From a region of the Triticum aestivum cultivar Chinese Spring chromosome 7D, IWGSC CS RefSeq v2.1, whole genome shotgun sequence genome:
- the LOC123164014 gene encoding CDK5RAP3-like protein isoform X1 yields the protein MGRLPGHQVREEEGSRSARKSSSFSLPPSSLAKSLSKWPSKSATVASTFSTVISAATGEKEDWKLGGGEDGDCWGVRGKKTADSFITAVYGMACPEYLFLRILLCLCLTDGSDPPIAPRAVYANRNLVLRPAQQQPISISRRDPRPSGPLGSRKPNSATLQIRLAPLKKQFMLSSPSSRKAPAGVPPPPRCRSADPVAVMRDPAEIRSLPIDIAFARLQEWLVDRKRVPQDWRKRLAAIRARLAAAFSSLPRDLHPYLQTLELEEIGYLEAKKIYSILLESNTDSRNIFGRLTGSAGEWYSIVKAYEKDHVFLGEAAQIMVQNVNYDIPYQRKQMQKTQQQLAELDRREADIKRLAALSATRYAEACQELGLQGIDVRQELIESAKTLPSTFSKILEVLNSDTVSQAMEYYTTFVRDCHTEDKENYKSVVHNLKQLQANPPSLHVSVCKEVQNSLGTAMDGGEPIDSNVPADDIDWDISVDNNGIDWDIGAVEQPVEESGNGFGSYEIIDVNIELADSETYGVGASAYPSADKEGLTCDTSENQICWDISTDNPEESATIENAPTESGQYECLTEERSQLLEKEYRNNIVDDLLEVKSFLILRSAEMRNADTSSLQHQVQAVSPFVLQQYAPERLENMLVEVSSAISLLTNQKTLDLIMILNSKRFLDRLVSTLEEKKHHEVKLREGLGDLSVKRMELQNALSSSWPKQEAAITKTRELKKLSEATLSSMFDSRPVHIIGEINNLLSSSVSQLAG from the exons ATGGGTAGGTTACCGGGGCACCAGGTGAGGGAGGAGGAGGGCTCGCGGTCGGCGAGGAAGAGCAGCAGCTTCAGCTTGCCGCCGTCGTCGCTGGCGAAGAGCCTCTCGAAGTGGCCGTCGAAGTCGGCCACCGTCGCGTCGACCTTCTCCACCGTCATCTCGGCAGCGACAGGCGAGAAGGAAGATTGGAAGCTTGGAGGGGGGGAAGATGGGGATTGCTGGGGAGTCCGAGGAAAGAAGACGGCCGACTCTTTTATTACCGCGGTCTACGGGATGGCGTGCCCTGAATATTTATTTCTTCGGATTCTCCTCTGTCTCTGTCTCACTGACGGGTCGGACCCACCCATCGCCCCGCGTGCCGTCTACGCGAACCGGAATCTCGTCCTCCGGCCGGCCCAGCAGCAGCCCATTAGCATAAGCAGAAGAGACCCAAGACCATCTGGCCCACTAGGTTCGCGTAAGCCAAATTCTGCAACGCTGCAAATCAGACTCGCTCCACTAAAAAAACAGTTCATGCTTTCGTCCCCATCTTCCCGAAAAGCTCCGGCCGGCGTCCCGCCCCCTCCCCGCTGTCGATCCGCCGACCCAGTGGCCGTCATGCGCGACCCGGCGGAGATCCGCAGCCTCCCCATCGACATCGCCTTCGCCCGCCTGCAGGAGTGGCTGGTCGACCGAAAGCGGGTGCCGCAGGACTGGCGGAAGCGCCTTGCCGCCATccgcgcccgcctcgccgccgccttctcctcccTCCCGCGGGACCTCCACCCCTACCTCCAAACCCTCGAGCTCGAAG AAATTGGGTACCTTGAGGCAAAGAAGATATACAGCATACTCCTGGAATCCAACACCGATAGCAGGAACATTTTTGGCCGCCTGACAGGCTCCGCG GGCGAATGGTATTCGATCGTTAAAGCTTATGAGAAGGACCATGTTTTCCTTGGAGAGGCAGCTCAGATCATGGTCCAGAATGTGAACTATGACAT ACCATATCAGAGGAAACAGATGCAGAAGACTCAGCAGCAGCTAGCAGAACTGGACCGCAGGGAGGCTGACATTAAGCGACTTGCTGCTCTTTCAGCAACTAGGTATGCGGAAGCTTGCCAGGAGCTTGGTCTGCAG GGGATAGATGTGCGGCAAGAACTGATAGAATCTGCAAAAACACTTCCATCAACATTTAGCAAAATCTTGGAAGTCCTGAACAGTGATACTGTCTCACAGGCCATGGAGTACTATACAACTTTTGTTAGGGACTGCCATACAGAGGATAAG GAGAACTACAAGTCTGTGGTACACAATCTGAAACAGTTGCAAGCTAATCCTCCTTCCCTGCACGTCTCAGTATGTAAAGAGGTGCAGAATTCACTTGGAACAGCAATGGACGGAGGAGAACCCATCGACTCTAATGTTCCTGCAGATGATATTGATTGGGACATTTCAGTGGATAATAATGGTATTGACTGGGACATTGGTGCGGTGGAACAACCTGTGGAAGAATCTGGCAATGGTTTTGGGTCTTATGAAATTATTGATGTCAATATAGAGTTGGCAGACTCTGAAACTTACGGTGTTGGTGCTTCAGCCTATCCATCTGCAGACAAAGAAGGCCTTACGTGCGATACATCCGAGAATCAGATTTGCTGGGACATCTCAACTGATAATCCTGAAGAAAGTGCTACTATCGAGAACGCCCCAACTGAATCAGGGCAATATGAATGTTTAACTGAGGAAAGAAGTCAGTTGCTGGAGAAGGAGTACAGAAATAATATCGTGGATGATTTACTTGAG GTAAAATCATTTTTGATCCTGCGCTCAGCGGAGATGAGAAATGCTGATACATCATCTCTACAGCATCAGGTGCAAGCAGTCTCACCTTTCGTTCTCCAACAGTATGCTCCTGAACGTTTGGAGAATATGCTTGTAGAAGTTTCCTCAGCAATCTCTCTGCTCACCAACCAGAAAACTCTTGACCTTATAATGATCCTCAACTCTAAAAG GTTTTTGGACAGATTGGTGTCAACCTTAGAGGAAAAGAAACATCATGAGGTGAAACTGCGAGAAGGCTTAGGTGATTTGTCAGTTAAGCGTATGGAGCTGCAAAATGCACTATCATCATCCTGGCCGAAGCAA GAGGCAGCAATTACAAAAACAAGGGAACTAAAGAAGCTCTCTGAGGCAACGCTTTCATCTATGTTCGATAGCAGACCAGTGCATATAATCGGAGAGATTAATAATTTACTGAGTTCAAGTGTTAGTCAGTTAGCTGGGTGA
- the LOC123164014 gene encoding CDK5RAP3-like protein isoform X2 yields the protein MGRLPGHQVREEEGSRSARKSSSFSLPPSSLAKSLSKWPSKSATVASTFSTVISAATGEKEDWKLGGGEDGDCWGVRGKKTADSFITAVYGMACPEYLFLRILLCLCLTDGSDPPIAPRAVYANRNLVLRPAQQQPISISRRDPRPSGPLGSRKPNSATLQIRLAPLKKQFMLSSPSSRKAPAGVPPPPRCRSADPVAVMRDPAEIRSLPIDIAFARLQEWLVDRKRVPQDWRKRLAAIRARLAAAFSSLPRDLHPYLQTLELEEIGYLEAKKIYSILLESNTDSRNIFGRLTGSAGEWYSIVKAYEKDHVFLGEAAQIMVQNVNYDIPYQRKQMQKTQQQLAELDRREADIKRLAALSATRYAEACQELGLQAMEYYTTFVRDCHTEDKENYKSVVHNLKQLQANPPSLHVSVCKEVQNSLGTAMDGGEPIDSNVPADDIDWDISVDNNGIDWDIGAVEQPVEESGNGFGSYEIIDVNIELADSETYGVGASAYPSADKEGLTCDTSENQICWDISTDNPEESATIENAPTESGQYECLTEERSQLLEKEYRNNIVDDLLEVKSFLILRSAEMRNADTSSLQHQVQAVSPFVLQQYAPERLENMLVEVSSAISLLTNQKTLDLIMILNSKRFLDRLVSTLEEKKHHEVKLREGLGDLSVKRMELQNALSSSWPKQEAAITKTRELKKLSEATLSSMFDSRPVHIIGEINNLLSSSVSQLAG from the exons ATGGGTAGGTTACCGGGGCACCAGGTGAGGGAGGAGGAGGGCTCGCGGTCGGCGAGGAAGAGCAGCAGCTTCAGCTTGCCGCCGTCGTCGCTGGCGAAGAGCCTCTCGAAGTGGCCGTCGAAGTCGGCCACCGTCGCGTCGACCTTCTCCACCGTCATCTCGGCAGCGACAGGCGAGAAGGAAGATTGGAAGCTTGGAGGGGGGGAAGATGGGGATTGCTGGGGAGTCCGAGGAAAGAAGACGGCCGACTCTTTTATTACCGCGGTCTACGGGATGGCGTGCCCTGAATATTTATTTCTTCGGATTCTCCTCTGTCTCTGTCTCACTGACGGGTCGGACCCACCCATCGCCCCGCGTGCCGTCTACGCGAACCGGAATCTCGTCCTCCGGCCGGCCCAGCAGCAGCCCATTAGCATAAGCAGAAGAGACCCAAGACCATCTGGCCCACTAGGTTCGCGTAAGCCAAATTCTGCAACGCTGCAAATCAGACTCGCTCCACTAAAAAAACAGTTCATGCTTTCGTCCCCATCTTCCCGAAAAGCTCCGGCCGGCGTCCCGCCCCCTCCCCGCTGTCGATCCGCCGACCCAGTGGCCGTCATGCGCGACCCGGCGGAGATCCGCAGCCTCCCCATCGACATCGCCTTCGCCCGCCTGCAGGAGTGGCTGGTCGACCGAAAGCGGGTGCCGCAGGACTGGCGGAAGCGCCTTGCCGCCATccgcgcccgcctcgccgccgccttctcctcccTCCCGCGGGACCTCCACCCCTACCTCCAAACCCTCGAGCTCGAAG AAATTGGGTACCTTGAGGCAAAGAAGATATACAGCATACTCCTGGAATCCAACACCGATAGCAGGAACATTTTTGGCCGCCTGACAGGCTCCGCG GGCGAATGGTATTCGATCGTTAAAGCTTATGAGAAGGACCATGTTTTCCTTGGAGAGGCAGCTCAGATCATGGTCCAGAATGTGAACTATGACAT ACCATATCAGAGGAAACAGATGCAGAAGACTCAGCAGCAGCTAGCAGAACTGGACCGCAGGGAGGCTGACATTAAGCGACTTGCTGCTCTTTCAGCAACTAGGTATGCGGAAGCTTGCCAGGAGCTTGGTCTGCAG GCCATGGAGTACTATACAACTTTTGTTAGGGACTGCCATACAGAGGATAAG GAGAACTACAAGTCTGTGGTACACAATCTGAAACAGTTGCAAGCTAATCCTCCTTCCCTGCACGTCTCAGTATGTAAAGAGGTGCAGAATTCACTTGGAACAGCAATGGACGGAGGAGAACCCATCGACTCTAATGTTCCTGCAGATGATATTGATTGGGACATTTCAGTGGATAATAATGGTATTGACTGGGACATTGGTGCGGTGGAACAACCTGTGGAAGAATCTGGCAATGGTTTTGGGTCTTATGAAATTATTGATGTCAATATAGAGTTGGCAGACTCTGAAACTTACGGTGTTGGTGCTTCAGCCTATCCATCTGCAGACAAAGAAGGCCTTACGTGCGATACATCCGAGAATCAGATTTGCTGGGACATCTCAACTGATAATCCTGAAGAAAGTGCTACTATCGAGAACGCCCCAACTGAATCAGGGCAATATGAATGTTTAACTGAGGAAAGAAGTCAGTTGCTGGAGAAGGAGTACAGAAATAATATCGTGGATGATTTACTTGAG GTAAAATCATTTTTGATCCTGCGCTCAGCGGAGATGAGAAATGCTGATACATCATCTCTACAGCATCAGGTGCAAGCAGTCTCACCTTTCGTTCTCCAACAGTATGCTCCTGAACGTTTGGAGAATATGCTTGTAGAAGTTTCCTCAGCAATCTCTCTGCTCACCAACCAGAAAACTCTTGACCTTATAATGATCCTCAACTCTAAAAG GTTTTTGGACAGATTGGTGTCAACCTTAGAGGAAAAGAAACATCATGAGGTGAAACTGCGAGAAGGCTTAGGTGATTTGTCAGTTAAGCGTATGGAGCTGCAAAATGCACTATCATCATCCTGGCCGAAGCAA GAGGCAGCAATTACAAAAACAAGGGAACTAAAGAAGCTCTCTGAGGCAACGCTTTCATCTATGTTCGATAGCAGACCAGTGCATATAATCGGAGAGATTAATAATTTACTGAGTTCAAGTGTTAGTCAGTTAGCTGGGTGA
- the LOC123164015 gene encoding beta-glucosidase 24 isoform X1: MISASSITQLLSRNRNTLYIASRGEHISTRRERNQRRTCSHVPAAHDLAFLDGGAGRRESRQDREESVPQGLPLRHGLFGVPEKIANGSNGDVAIDSYHRYKDDVNIMKDLGFNAYRFSLSWSRILPSGKLSGGVNMEGINYYNNLIDKLISEGIEPFVTLFHWDSPQVLEQQYGGFLSQLIVEDFKDYASICFREFGDRVKYWITFNEPWSFSIGGYSSGTYAPGRCSSSAKPGCSMGDSGREPYIVAHNQLLAHAAAVQVYRDKYQIEQKGKISITIVSNWIIPYSNSKEDKDASKRALDFMYGWFMDPLTKGHYPLSMKTLVGNRLPKFTKEQARAVKGSFDFIGLNYYSARYARNTKHKSNTKESYSTDSQTDQRVERNGTYIGPKAGSSWLYIYPRGIEELLLYTKKTYNNPTIYITENGVDEINNENLPLQEALIDNTRIEFYQQHIFYVQRALKQGVDVRGYFAWSLFDNFEWVDGYSVRFGLNYINYKDGLKRYPKRSSQWFQKFLHH; the protein is encoded by the exons ATGATTTCCGCTTCTTCCATCACCCAGTTGCTCTCCAGAAACAGAAACACCCTATACATAGCCAGCCGCGGTGAGCACATTAGCACACGGAGAGAAAGAAACCAGAGGAGGACGTGCAGCCATGTCCCTGCTGCTCATGATCTTGCTTTCCTCGACGGCGGCGCGGGCCGACGCGAATCCAGGCAAGATCGGGAGGAGTCAGTTCCCCAGGGACTTCCTCTTCGGCACGGCCTCTTCGGCGTACCAG AAAAGATAGCAAATGGAAGCAATGGAGACGTAGCAATAGACTCCTACCACCGGTACAAG GACGATGTCAACATCATGAAGGATTTGGGCTTTAATGCCTATAGATTTTCTCTTTCTTGGTCACGTATTCTGCCTA GTGGGAAATTGAGTGGAGGGGTCAACATGGAAGGAATCAATTACTACAACAATCTCATCGATAAACTCATTTCGGAAG GTATTGAACCATTTGTGACCCTTTTTCACTGGGACTCCCCGCAAGTATTAGAACAGCAGTATGGTGGCTTCTTAAGCCAGCTTATTGT GGAAGATTTCAAGGACTATGCCAGCATCTGCTTCAGGGAGTTTGGTGACAGGGTAAAGTACTGGATAACATTCAACGAGCCTTGGAGTTTCAGTATTGGTGGCTATTCTAGTGGTACATACGCACCTGGTAGATGCTCGTCTTCGGCAAAGCCAGGTTGTAGCATGGGAGACTCGGGAAGGGAACCTTATATAGTAGCTCATAATCAACTTCTGGCTCATGCAGCAGCAGTTCAAGTGTACAGAGACAAATACCAG ATAGAGCAAAAAGGGAAGATCAGCATTACAATAGTTAGTAATTGGATAATTCCCTACTCAAATTCCAAAGAAGACAAGGATGCTTCCAAGCGTGCATTGGACTTCATGTATGGATG GTTCATGGATCCCTTAACCAAGGGACATTATCCACTCAGCATGAAAACACTGGTTGGTAACAGATTACCAAAATTCACAAAAGAGCAGGCAAGGGCTGTAAAAGGATCATTTGATTTCATTGGCCTTAATTACTATTCAGCAAGATATGCTCGGAATACTAAACACAAAAGCAATACTAAAGAAAGCTACAGTACTGATTCACAAACTGATCAAAGAG TGGAAAGAAATGGAACGTATATTGGCCCAAAG GCTGGCTCTTCTTGGCTCTATATCTATCCAAGAGGAATAGAAGAACTACTGCTATATACCAAGAAGACATATAACAACCCTACTATCTACATCACAGAAAATG GTGTTGATGAAATTAACAATGAAAATTTACCTCTTCAAGAAGCCTTAATTGACAATACCAGAATAGAATTCTACCAGCAACACATATTCTATGTTCAAAGAGCCCTAAA GCAAGGAGTTGACGTGCGAGGATACTTTGCATGGTCGCTATTTGACAACTTCGAGTGGGTGGATGGTTATAGTGTTCGGTTTGGTCTTAACTACATCAACTACAAGGATGGTCTGAAACGATATCCAAAGCGATCAAGCCAATGGTTTCAGAAGTTTCTTCATCACTAA
- the LOC123164015 gene encoding beta-glucosidase 24 isoform X2: MSLLLMILLSSTAARADANPGKIGRSQFPRDFLFGTASSAYQYEGAVREGGRGPSIWDAFTHNHPEKIANGSNGDVAIDSYHRYKDDVNIMKDLGFNAYRFSLSWSRILPSGKLSGGVNMEGINYYNNLIDKLISEGIEPFVTLFHWDSPQVLEQQYGGFLSQLIVEDFKDYASICFREFGDRVKYWITFNEPWSFSIGGYSSGTYAPGRCSSSAKPGCSMGDSGREPYIVAHNQLLAHAAAVQVYRDKYQIEQKGKISITIVSNWIIPYSNSKEDKDASKRALDFMYGWFMDPLTKGHYPLSMKTLVGNRLPKFTKEQARAVKGSFDFIGLNYYSARYARNTKHKSNTKESYSTDSQTDQRVERNGTYIGPKAGSSWLYIYPRGIEELLLYTKKTYNNPTIYITENGVDEINNENLPLQEALIDNTRIEFYQQHIFYVQRALKQGVDVRGYFAWSLFDNFEWVDGYSVRFGLNYINYKDGLKRYPKRSSQWFQKFLHH, translated from the exons ATGTCCCTGCTGCTCATGATCTTGCTTTCCTCGACGGCGGCGCGGGCCGACGCGAATCCAGGCAAGATCGGGAGGAGTCAGTTCCCCAGGGACTTCCTCTTCGGCACGGCCTCTTCGGCGTACCAG TACGAAGGTGCTGTGAGGGAAGGCGGCAGAGGACCCAGCATCTGGGACGCCTTCACTCACAATCACCCAG AAAAGATAGCAAATGGAAGCAATGGAGACGTAGCAATAGACTCCTACCACCGGTACAAG GACGATGTCAACATCATGAAGGATTTGGGCTTTAATGCCTATAGATTTTCTCTTTCTTGGTCACGTATTCTGCCTA GTGGGAAATTGAGTGGAGGGGTCAACATGGAAGGAATCAATTACTACAACAATCTCATCGATAAACTCATTTCGGAAG GTATTGAACCATTTGTGACCCTTTTTCACTGGGACTCCCCGCAAGTATTAGAACAGCAGTATGGTGGCTTCTTAAGCCAGCTTATTGT GGAAGATTTCAAGGACTATGCCAGCATCTGCTTCAGGGAGTTTGGTGACAGGGTAAAGTACTGGATAACATTCAACGAGCCTTGGAGTTTCAGTATTGGTGGCTATTCTAGTGGTACATACGCACCTGGTAGATGCTCGTCTTCGGCAAAGCCAGGTTGTAGCATGGGAGACTCGGGAAGGGAACCTTATATAGTAGCTCATAATCAACTTCTGGCTCATGCAGCAGCAGTTCAAGTGTACAGAGACAAATACCAG ATAGAGCAAAAAGGGAAGATCAGCATTACAATAGTTAGTAATTGGATAATTCCCTACTCAAATTCCAAAGAAGACAAGGATGCTTCCAAGCGTGCATTGGACTTCATGTATGGATG GTTCATGGATCCCTTAACCAAGGGACATTATCCACTCAGCATGAAAACACTGGTTGGTAACAGATTACCAAAATTCACAAAAGAGCAGGCAAGGGCTGTAAAAGGATCATTTGATTTCATTGGCCTTAATTACTATTCAGCAAGATATGCTCGGAATACTAAACACAAAAGCAATACTAAAGAAAGCTACAGTACTGATTCACAAACTGATCAAAGAG TGGAAAGAAATGGAACGTATATTGGCCCAAAG GCTGGCTCTTCTTGGCTCTATATCTATCCAAGAGGAATAGAAGAACTACTGCTATATACCAAGAAGACATATAACAACCCTACTATCTACATCACAGAAAATG GTGTTGATGAAATTAACAATGAAAATTTACCTCTTCAAGAAGCCTTAATTGACAATACCAGAATAGAATTCTACCAGCAACACATATTCTATGTTCAAAGAGCCCTAAA GCAAGGAGTTGACGTGCGAGGATACTTTGCATGGTCGCTATTTGACAACTTCGAGTGGGTGGATGGTTATAGTGTTCGGTTTGGTCTTAACTACATCAACTACAAGGATGGTCTGAAACGATATCCAAAGCGATCAAGCCAATGGTTTCAGAAGTTTCTTCATCACTAA
- the LOC123164015 gene encoding beta-glucosidase 24 isoform X3: protein MISASSITQLLSRNRNTLYIASRGEHISTRRERNQRRTCSHVPAAHDLAFLDGGAGRRESRQDREESVPQGLPLRHGLFGVPEKIANGSNGDVAIDSYHRYKDDVNIMKDLGFNAYRFSLSWSRILPSGKLSGGVNMEGINYYNNLIDKLISEGIEPFVTLFHWDSPQVLEQQYGGFLSQLIVEDFKDYASICFREFGDRVKYWITFNEPWSFSIGGYSSGTYAPGRCSSSAKPGCSMGDSGREPYIVAHNQLLAHAAAVQVYRDKYQIEQKGKISITIVSNWIIPYSNSKEDKDASKRALDFMYGWFMDPLTKGHYPLSMKTLVGNRLPKFTKEQARAVKGSFDFIGLNYYSARYARNTKHKSNTKESYSTDSQTDQRVERNGTYIGPKAGSSWLYIYPRGIEELLLYTKKTYNNPTIYITENGVDEINNENLPLQEALIDNTRIEFYQQHIFYVQRALNICMTCQARS, encoded by the exons ATGATTTCCGCTTCTTCCATCACCCAGTTGCTCTCCAGAAACAGAAACACCCTATACATAGCCAGCCGCGGTGAGCACATTAGCACACGGAGAGAAAGAAACCAGAGGAGGACGTGCAGCCATGTCCCTGCTGCTCATGATCTTGCTTTCCTCGACGGCGGCGCGGGCCGACGCGAATCCAGGCAAGATCGGGAGGAGTCAGTTCCCCAGGGACTTCCTCTTCGGCACGGCCTCTTCGGCGTACCAG AAAAGATAGCAAATGGAAGCAATGGAGACGTAGCAATAGACTCCTACCACCGGTACAAG GACGATGTCAACATCATGAAGGATTTGGGCTTTAATGCCTATAGATTTTCTCTTTCTTGGTCACGTATTCTGCCTA GTGGGAAATTGAGTGGAGGGGTCAACATGGAAGGAATCAATTACTACAACAATCTCATCGATAAACTCATTTCGGAAG GTATTGAACCATTTGTGACCCTTTTTCACTGGGACTCCCCGCAAGTATTAGAACAGCAGTATGGTGGCTTCTTAAGCCAGCTTATTGT GGAAGATTTCAAGGACTATGCCAGCATCTGCTTCAGGGAGTTTGGTGACAGGGTAAAGTACTGGATAACATTCAACGAGCCTTGGAGTTTCAGTATTGGTGGCTATTCTAGTGGTACATACGCACCTGGTAGATGCTCGTCTTCGGCAAAGCCAGGTTGTAGCATGGGAGACTCGGGAAGGGAACCTTATATAGTAGCTCATAATCAACTTCTGGCTCATGCAGCAGCAGTTCAAGTGTACAGAGACAAATACCAG ATAGAGCAAAAAGGGAAGATCAGCATTACAATAGTTAGTAATTGGATAATTCCCTACTCAAATTCCAAAGAAGACAAGGATGCTTCCAAGCGTGCATTGGACTTCATGTATGGATG GTTCATGGATCCCTTAACCAAGGGACATTATCCACTCAGCATGAAAACACTGGTTGGTAACAGATTACCAAAATTCACAAAAGAGCAGGCAAGGGCTGTAAAAGGATCATTTGATTTCATTGGCCTTAATTACTATTCAGCAAGATATGCTCGGAATACTAAACACAAAAGCAATACTAAAGAAAGCTACAGTACTGATTCACAAACTGATCAAAGAG TGGAAAGAAATGGAACGTATATTGGCCCAAAG GCTGGCTCTTCTTGGCTCTATATCTATCCAAGAGGAATAGAAGAACTACTGCTATATACCAAGAAGACATATAACAACCCTACTATCTACATCACAGAAAATG GTGTTGATGAAATTAACAATGAAAATTTACCTCTTCAAGAAGCCTTAATTGACAATACCAGAATAGAATTCTACCAGCAACACATATTCTATGTTCAAAGAGCCCTAAA TATCTGCATGACATGTCAGGCAAGGAGTTGA